The nucleotide window TAGCTTGCATTTGCATAAGCTGTACCACCGAATTTACAATAACATTGACATTTATAATTCTGGGGGTGAAGTTTATAGAGCCAGTTTGCATCTTAGCCCATTCCAATAAATTTTCGATTAGTTTGAAGGCATTGTGCGCAGATTTATGCATTATTTTGACAATATGCTTCAGTTCTGAAGCCGAAAGTTCTGCAAGCTGATTATTTAACATATCGGCAAACCCGAGCAAGGCATTAAATGGACTTTTCAGATCGTGGGCAATTATTGAAAAGAATTTATCTTTTGTTTCGTTCATTTTTTTCAGGTCAATATTTTGTTCTGAAATCTGCTTTTTTTGTCTCTCAATTTTCTTAAAACTTTCAGCGAGGGTGAGCATTGAACGAATTCGAGCAATTAATTCAATTTTATCTATTGGCTTTCTAATATAATCGACAGCTCCTGCATCGAGGGCAGTCATTAAATTTTCAGAAGTTGTCATCACACCAGTAAACATAATCACAGGAATATGTTTGGTCCTTTTATCTTCTTTCAGGATTTTAAGAGCTTCGATCCCGGTCATGGCTGGCATATCCCAATCCATAATTATCAAATCAATATCTTCTTCAAAAGCAATATTACATGCAACTCTGCCACTGTTCGCCTGAATTAAATCATATGGTTCATCACTGGCATTTATTATGTTAAAAACCGTATTCAGGTTTGCTTCATTGTCGTCAACAAGCAAAATTTTGTACCTTTTCATTCTAAATTCCTTTATAAATTCTTTCATAATTATTTCAGTAAGCTAATATAATAATATTCAAATTATAATAGCTCTAAAATTAGATATTATTTAAATAAATGCAATCAATACTTTTTTTGCATATTCATTATAAGCTACTTAGGTCCTTCTATATTATTATTAAAACTAATTTTTAGCCTTTTGTAAAATGCTTTTTTTCAATTCTGCCTCTCTTTTCCTGAGTTCATTCATAACTTTTTCGTAAATATCTTCATAAATATTTAAATTATAAGAATAAAAAGCAATGCTCGAATCGAATTGACTTTTAGTAACATTGTGTTTTAGAAAAAGTACATCATGATAATCTTTATATTCGAATTTGGATTTTCTACTTTTTTGTTGTTTCGAAACCAAAATCCCGTCAGAAATATGTATATCAACAATTAATGGAACTATTTTTTCAACATTGATAATATTATTTGGTATTGACTCTTCTGAAGAATTGCACGAAAACAAAAGAATTGCAAAATTTACTAATATCAGTTTGCTCAATATTTTTATCATATAACTCAATTATTATCAAATTTGAAATTTAAAAATGTAAAAGTATAAACTTCAATCAATATAGAAAAAATTTAAATGAGCATGATTTTTTCATAACAAAAGATTTTGTTCATTACTTATTCTGAATCATAAACTGAAAATAAACTTAAGATATTTGCTGAGAAATGTCATTAAGAAATAGAAAATTTAGATTTACTTTTGCATAATATTTGACATTTTTTTGACAAAACAAATTGTATGAATATCAGGCAAATAGGAGTTGT belongs to Bacteroidota bacterium and includes:
- a CDS encoding hybrid sensor histidine kinase/response regulator, which translates into the protein MKRYKILLVDDNEANLNTVFNIINASDEPYDLIQANSGRVACNIAFEEDIDLIIMDWDMPAMTGIEALKILKEDKRTKHIPVIMFTGVMTTSENLMTALDAGAVDYIRKPIDKIELIARIRSMLTLAESFKKIERQKKQISEQNIDLKKMNETKDKFFSIIAHDLKSPFNALLGFADMLNNQLAELSASELKHIVKIMHKSAHNAFKLIENLLEWAKMQTGSINFTPRIINVNVIVNSVVQLMQMQASFKKIKIINNILPNTKVHADTYMVESVLRNLITNSIKYTHQGGQIYINSTLDNNFLEIAITDTGVGIRKEDINKLFKINEKHRSFGTENEEGSGIGLILCKEFINKNGGEIWVESEIDKGSSFKFTLPLIS
- a CDS encoding DUF4296 domain-containing protein, producing the protein MIKILSKLILVNFAILLFSCNSSEESIPNNIINVEKIVPLIVDIHISDGILVSKQQKSRKSKFEYKDYHDVLFLKHNVTKSQFDSSIAFYSYNLNIYEDIYEKVMNELRKREAELKKSILQKAKN